A window of the Dyadobacter pollutisoli genome harbors these coding sequences:
- a CDS encoding efflux RND transporter periplasmic adaptor subunit — MKNIIVCSCLFIAMMAACKSKETKNVVQEDTTPAVNGNGTRITFPKAEGTGFFQTERISSTALMADIAAPAKVSATVIRSEEGASGNIVLFDNPELSGNYTQLLQHLTMINQIQNINIRQRKTELARLKDLQEHGAATGKDLLESQTALSMEETNLINERSAIIEHETKLKAGGFEPRELRSAPAGTAYVICDIPESEINKVKKGSQCTIQFTAFPNDNFTCRIDDIADMVDQTTRMIKLRVTVNNGTGKLKAGMFGTVAFGLSEGKNLSINKDALITIQGKNYVFVKTGSNDFERREVSVGDQIGDRIIAYNGLKNGDDVVTKGVMQLKGLSFGY; from the coding sequence ATGAAAAACATAATCGTTTGCAGCTGCCTTTTTATCGCCATGATGGCCGCCTGCAAAAGCAAGGAGACCAAAAATGTAGTTCAGGAAGACACTACTCCGGCCGTCAATGGCAACGGGACCAGGATCACATTCCCAAAAGCGGAAGGTACCGGTTTCTTCCAGACAGAACGAATTTCGAGTACTGCATTAATGGCCGACATCGCGGCTCCCGCCAAGGTATCGGCCACTGTAATCCGCTCAGAAGAAGGCGCTTCCGGCAACATTGTGTTGTTTGACAACCCCGAACTTTCCGGTAACTATACCCAGCTGTTGCAACATCTGACGATGATCAACCAGATCCAGAACATCAATATCAGACAAAGAAAAACGGAACTGGCCCGCTTGAAAGATTTGCAGGAACACGGCGCAGCCACGGGTAAGGACCTTTTGGAATCGCAAACTGCATTATCTATGGAAGAAACCAACCTGATCAATGAACGATCGGCGATTATTGAGCATGAAACGAAGCTGAAAGCGGGCGGATTTGAACCAAGAGAACTTCGCAGTGCCCCGGCAGGAACGGCCTACGTGATCTGCGATATTCCTGAAAGTGAGATCAATAAGGTCAAAAAAGGAAGCCAATGTACGATTCAGTTCACTGCATTTCCTAACGACAACTTCACCTGCAGGATCGATGATATCGCCGACATGGTGGACCAGACTACGCGCATGATCAAACTCCGCGTGACAGTTAACAATGGTACCGGCAAACTGAAAGCAGGCATGTTTGGTACCGTTGCATTCGGGCTGAGCGAAGGCAAGAACCTGAGTATCAACAAGGATGCACTCATTACCATCCAGGGAAAGAATTATGTATTCGTCAAAACCGGTTCCAATGACTTTGAACGACGCGAAGTAAGCGTGGGTGACCAGATCGGCGACCGCATCATTGCTTACAATGGTCTGAAAAACGGCGACGACGTGGTTACCAAAGGAGTTATGCAATTGAAAGGATTATCGTTCGGCTATTAA
- a CDS encoding DUF190 domain-containing protein translates to MLQAQIFIGADHWKEEVPLYEYILQFLVRQKVMGATVYRGRLGFDGKHLSRPNDLFSFDETPMVISFIDDEEKVKTALTRLRKEMKSGFIVTNHVDLWN, encoded by the coding sequence ATGCTACAAGCACAAATATTCATTGGCGCTGACCATTGGAAAGAAGAAGTACCTCTGTACGAATACATTCTGCAATTTCTGGTCAGGCAAAAAGTAATGGGTGCAACCGTTTATCGCGGCAGACTGGGTTTCGATGGTAAGCATTTAAGCCGTCCCAATGACCTGTTCAGTTTCGACGAAACGCCGATGGTCATTTCCTTTATTGACGACGAAGAAAAAGTAAAAACTGCCCTCACCAGGCTCCGCAAGGAAATGAAGAGCGGTTTTATAGTTACCAACCATGTAGACCTGTGGAATTAA
- a CDS encoding efflux RND transporter permease subunit, translating into MIKNLLFFSLRNRWVVIAVSVVLMGVGYWCFTQLKIEAYPDIADTNVIVIAQYPGRAAEEVEQQVTVPIERALQNTPNVLDRRSRTIFGLSVVQLTFKDGTDDYFARQQVNERLASAELPDGVAPELAPLSTAVGEILRYVVEAPASYSPTQLRDLQDWVIKPALLQVPGIADVTTFGGPLKQFHIITSPEKLVKYGLSLQNVMDAINVNNQNTGGNVISRGGQGFAIRGLGAIKNEQDIQNIVLKSDNGVPVFVRDVATVEITPPPPSGVMGYTITQDKVDVSSGVEGIILLRRYENPSEVLKVLKEKMADLETSELPEGVHLRPLYDRSFLIDHSLETVAHTLFEGISIVVILLIFFLGSIRSALVVALTIPFSLLFAFILMRLSGIPANLLSLGAIDFGIIVDGACVMAEHLIRKYRTATIEEKQQGIVKITLLSAQEVGREIFFSVTIIILAYMPILLMTRVEGKLFSPMALTLAFAVIGSMLAALTFIPVLISFAYKKALSDPEKPIKEHKNFILDFMTNSYSKSLAGFLKHYKTTVIVGFSLVTILVLFGLKLGTEFLPTLDEGSIFLRGNFPSGITIQENASYAPKIRKIISKYPQIAFVITQTGRNDDGTDPFPANRNEILVGLKDYELWSKTITKKELVEKIKHDLQMQLPAVSFSSGQPIIDQVMEIVTGSAADLAVSVVGDDLTMMRQKAEAIAKIVKSTPGADNVNIEQEGPQEQLAININREAAARFGINVADIQNMIEAAIGGKTISTLYDGTKRYDIVIRFLPKYRNSIDAIKNVQVPSLTGALVPMSQLADIHFMEGQTNIYRYGSKRMVTVRTNIRGRDQGGFVAELQKKLNAQVHVPKGYSIIYGGQYENLERAGKQLAFTIPLTIVMVFLFLFMLFKNLSHTMVTISCILFALGGGIGALLLRGYYFNVSAGVGFVSIFGISVMAGVLLVSALNRAMQDQENNTEQRVLDASTEQLRALLSILVVAIIGLVPAAISTGIGSDVQRPLATVIIGGLTSTLLFAPVLLPPLFLWAEKTRKPKKAEEVLEL; encoded by the coding sequence ATGATTAAGAACCTGCTTTTTTTCAGCTTACGCAACCGGTGGGTTGTGATAGCGGTCAGCGTTGTGCTGATGGGGGTTGGATACTGGTGTTTTACCCAACTCAAAATAGAGGCTTATCCCGATATCGCCGATACCAATGTAATCGTGATTGCCCAATATCCCGGCAGGGCTGCCGAGGAGGTAGAGCAACAGGTTACGGTGCCCATTGAAAGGGCTTTGCAAAACACGCCTAATGTACTGGATCGAAGGAGCCGTACCATTTTCGGGTTGTCGGTAGTACAGCTTACATTCAAAGATGGCACAGACGATTACTTTGCCCGGCAGCAAGTTAACGAACGTCTGGCATCAGCAGAATTGCCCGACGGCGTCGCACCAGAGCTCGCTCCATTGTCGACGGCGGTCGGTGAAATATTGCGTTATGTAGTGGAAGCACCGGCAAGTTACAGTCCTACCCAGCTGCGTGATTTGCAAGACTGGGTGATTAAGCCCGCGTTACTACAAGTACCTGGCATTGCAGATGTGACCACTTTTGGCGGTCCATTGAAACAATTCCATATCATTACCTCTCCCGAAAAATTGGTCAAATACGGCCTGTCGCTGCAAAATGTGATGGACGCCATTAATGTCAACAACCAGAATACGGGTGGTAATGTGATCTCGCGTGGGGGCCAGGGATTTGCGATCCGCGGATTGGGCGCTATTAAAAACGAGCAGGACATTCAGAATATCGTTTTGAAATCCGACAATGGCGTGCCTGTATTCGTACGCGACGTAGCAACTGTTGAAATCACCCCTCCACCTCCAAGCGGGGTTATGGGTTACACCATTACACAGGATAAAGTGGACGTCAGCAGCGGTGTGGAAGGGATTATTCTTTTGCGGCGGTATGAAAATCCCAGTGAGGTATTGAAGGTATTGAAAGAAAAAATGGCGGATTTGGAAACCAGCGAGCTTCCCGAAGGTGTTCACTTGCGGCCACTGTACGACCGCAGCTTTTTGATCGATCATTCGCTGGAAACCGTTGCGCATACGCTGTTTGAAGGCATATCAATTGTAGTAATATTGCTCATTTTTTTCCTGGGCAGCATTCGTAGTGCGCTGGTCGTTGCATTGACCATTCCATTCTCACTGCTCTTTGCGTTTATATTAATGCGTTTGAGCGGTATCCCGGCGAATTTGCTGTCACTGGGTGCCATTGACTTTGGTATCATCGTGGACGGCGCCTGCGTCATGGCCGAGCACCTGATCCGAAAGTACCGGACCGCGACGATCGAGGAGAAACAGCAGGGAATTGTCAAAATCACATTGCTTTCGGCGCAGGAAGTAGGAAGGGAAATATTCTTCTCTGTTACGATCATTATACTGGCCTACATGCCTATTTTGCTCATGACCCGCGTGGAAGGCAAGCTCTTCTCTCCCATGGCTTTAACGTTAGCATTTGCGGTGATTGGCTCCATGCTGGCAGCACTCACATTCATTCCGGTGCTAATTTCTTTCGCATACAAAAAAGCACTCTCCGACCCGGAAAAACCCATAAAAGAGCATAAGAATTTCATCCTGGATTTCATGACGAATTCCTATTCCAAATCGTTAGCCGGGTTTTTGAAACATTATAAAACCACTGTCATTGTCGGGTTCAGCCTGGTGACCATTCTGGTGCTGTTTGGATTAAAACTTGGAACTGAATTTCTGCCTACGCTGGACGAGGGTTCCATTTTTCTTCGGGGCAATTTTCCTTCCGGCATTACCATTCAGGAAAATGCCAGCTATGCTCCGAAAATTCGTAAAATCATCTCCAAATATCCACAGATCGCGTTTGTGATTACCCAAACCGGTAGAAATGACGACGGTACCGATCCATTTCCGGCCAACAGGAACGAAATCCTGGTGGGTTTGAAAGACTATGAACTTTGGAGTAAAACCATCACCAAAAAAGAGCTGGTAGAGAAAATCAAGCACGATCTGCAAATGCAGCTTCCTGCGGTTTCATTTTCATCCGGCCAGCCCATCATCGACCAGGTCATGGAAATCGTGACCGGTAGCGCAGCCGACCTGGCCGTATCAGTCGTAGGCGATGACCTTACCATGATGCGCCAGAAGGCAGAGGCGATCGCGAAAATCGTTAAAAGTACACCCGGTGCCGACAATGTCAATATTGAGCAGGAAGGCCCTCAGGAGCAATTGGCGATCAATATTAACCGCGAAGCTGCGGCCCGGTTCGGGATCAATGTGGCTGATATTCAGAATATGATCGAGGCCGCGATCGGCGGAAAAACGATTTCAACATTATACGACGGCACCAAACGCTACGACATCGTGATCCGGTTTTTGCCTAAATACCGCAATTCGATCGACGCCATTAAAAATGTTCAGGTACCCTCGCTCACGGGCGCACTCGTACCCATGAGCCAGCTGGCAGATATCCACTTTATGGAGGGCCAGACCAACATTTACCGGTACGGCAGCAAACGAATGGTGACCGTGCGCACCAACATCCGCGGACGAGACCAGGGCGGTTTTGTAGCCGAATTACAGAAAAAACTGAACGCTCAAGTGCATGTTCCAAAAGGTTATAGCATCATTTACGGAGGCCAGTACGAAAACCTGGAACGCGCTGGCAAACAGCTTGCATTCACCATTCCGCTGACGATTGTGATGGTATTTCTGTTTCTTTTTATGCTTTTCAAAAACCTGTCGCATACCATGGTGACGATCAGCTGCATTCTTTTTGCACTGGGCGGAGGAATCGGGGCGCTGCTGCTGAGGGGGTATTATTTCAATGTTTCGGCAGGTGTAGGTTTTGTGAGCATATTTGGTATTTCGGTTATGGCGGGGGTTTTGCTGGTCTCGGCGCTTAACCGGGCCATGCAAGACCAGGAAAATAATACCGAACAACGTGTTTTAGATGCTTCCACGGAACAGCTCCGCGCGTTACTATCGATCCTGGTCGTGGCCATTATCGGCCTTGTTCCGGCTGCTATCTCCACCGGCATCGGTTCGGATGTACAGCGCCCGCTGGCGACGGTCATCATCGGCGGACTGACCAGTACCCTTCTGTTCGCCCCGGTACTGCTTCCACCGTTGTTTTTATGGGCCGAAAAGACGCGCAAACCAAAGAAAGCAGAGGAAGTACTTGAATTGTAA
- a CDS encoding DUF5618 family protein, protein MVKKNSILEARRYLDNARAILREKALKEDEYYQDEKYVKLAGHAAYAGVLVALDSLLGDKKKGRKEVSWYKEQLAAMDKRVLKHFISAYDLLHLSMSYDGNPETAVAQLGLKRAEEIITWVETRGCA, encoded by the coding sequence ATGGTCAAAAAGAATTCAATTCTGGAAGCAAGACGCTATCTTGATAATGCCAGGGCCATTTTGAGAGAAAAGGCACTGAAAGAGGACGAATATTATCAGGACGAAAAATATGTAAAACTGGCAGGACATGCTGCCTATGCAGGTGTTTTGGTAGCCCTCGATTCATTGTTAGGCGACAAAAAGAAAGGCAGAAAGGAAGTGTCGTGGTACAAAGAGCAGCTTGCCGCGATGGATAAAAGAGTGCTTAAACATTTTATCAGCGCTTACGACCTGCTGCATTTGTCAATGAGCTACGATGGGAATCCTGAAACCGCAGTTGCCCAACTTGGTCTGAAACGTGCGGAGGAAATCATCACTTGGGTAGAGACCAGGGGCTGCGCTTAG
- a CDS encoding NAD-dependent epimerase/dehydratase family protein has translation MALSGKIKAIVTGVTGMVGEGVLHECLQHPEVESVLIINRKPSGVTHPKLKEIVHADFFDISPIESQLSGYNACYFCLGVSSVGMKEPEYTKMTYTLTMHVAEVLSRQNPDMTFCYVSGASTDSTEKGKSMWARVKGKTENDLMKLPFSQVFAFRPGYLHPTPGLKNVLTLYKYIGWLYPVLKKLFPNSGTLLSELGQAMIHVTRFGYDKRILEVSDIETVAGRQYV, from the coding sequence ATGGCTCTCAGCGGTAAAATAAAAGCGATTGTCACAGGTGTGACGGGTATGGTAGGGGAAGGCGTATTGCACGAATGTCTGCAGCATCCTGAGGTAGAATCGGTACTGATCATCAACAGAAAGCCATCGGGCGTCACCCATCCTAAACTTAAAGAAATCGTTCACGCAGATTTTTTCGATATTTCGCCCATTGAAAGCCAGCTTTCCGGCTATAATGCCTGCTATTTCTGTCTGGGCGTGTCTTCTGTGGGCATGAAAGAGCCCGAGTATACAAAGATGACCTACACGCTGACCATGCACGTAGCAGAAGTGCTCAGCCGGCAAAACCCCGACATGACCTTCTGCTATGTTTCCGGTGCGAGCACAGATAGTACCGAAAAGGGAAAATCAATGTGGGCAAGAGTGAAAGGCAAAACGGAGAATGACCTTATGAAACTCCCTTTTAGTCAGGTGTTTGCATTCAGGCCTGGTTATCTCCATCCGACCCCTGGTTTGAAAAACGTATTGACGTTATACAAATACATTGGCTGGCTTTACCCGGTTTTAAAGAAGTTGTTTCCCAATTCAGGCACATTGCTTAGTGAGTTAGGACAGGCAATGATCCATGTAACCAGGTTTGGCTATGATAAAAGGATATTGGAAGTCAGCGACATAGAAACCGTCGCTGGCCGGCAATATGTATAA
- a CDS encoding oxidoreductase has translation MENNKVWFVTGASKGLGLTLVQKLLANGIRVAATSRNIEDLKQAVGTASELFLPLAADLKSEASVQEAIEKTVATFGQVDVIVNNAGYGLTGSIEELTDEETRANFDINVFGSLNVIRKALPYLRAQQSGHIFNIASIGGFYGDFPGFAIYCATKFAVVGFSESLAAEMRPFGIKVTVVEPGYFRTSFLTSGSLGVPKNEIADYKEVREIQRAHQEDINGAQAGDPEKAADALIRIASEANPPLNLFLGQDAFDMAHVKIQAVQQDLATWKDLTVSTGFETANV, from the coding sequence ATGGAAAACAACAAAGTATGGTTTGTCACCGGAGCTTCCAAAGGCCTGGGACTTACATTGGTTCAAAAGTTACTTGCAAATGGTATCAGAGTTGCCGCTACTTCCAGAAATATCGAAGATTTGAAACAAGCTGTCGGCACGGCAAGTGAATTGTTTTTGCCGCTGGCGGCTGATCTCAAAAGTGAAGCCAGTGTTCAGGAGGCCATTGAAAAAACGGTCGCTACCTTCGGACAGGTTGACGTGATCGTCAACAACGCCGGATATGGGCTCACAGGCAGTATTGAAGAACTGACGGACGAAGAAACGCGCGCTAATTTTGACATTAATGTGTTCGGTTCGCTCAATGTTATACGTAAAGCATTACCTTACCTGCGGGCGCAGCAGTCCGGTCACATCTTCAACATTGCTTCAATTGGGGGCTTTTATGGCGATTTCCCGGGATTTGCAATTTACTGCGCTACGAAGTTTGCAGTAGTTGGTTTCTCCGAATCTCTGGCAGCGGAAATGAGGCCATTCGGCATTAAAGTAACCGTGGTAGAGCCGGGCTATTTCCGCACCAGTTTCCTTACTTCCGGCTCATTGGGTGTTCCCAAAAACGAAATTGCCGACTACAAAGAAGTTCGTGAAATTCAGAGGGCGCATCAAGAGGACATTAATGGTGCGCAGGCCGGCGATCCTGAAAAAGCGGCTGATGCATTGATCCGTATCGCCTCCGAAGCAAATCCTCCATTGAACCTGTTTCTGGGCCAGGATGCATTTGACATGGCACATGTCAAAATCCAAGCCGTACAGCAGGATCTGGCGACCTGGAAAGATCTAACCGTTTCCACTGGTTTTGAAACTGCAAATGTGTAA
- a CDS encoding AraC family transcriptional regulator: MAAIETLEEFYQHKLNWLPDNLQQDIGHFNVFNMADAVGPNAVPIKYTRRDFYKIALIRGKNIYHYADKSLEVDGSTLIFFNPQVPYTWESGCGVGSGYFCIFKEGFFVEKMRGSVNELPMFAPGGKPAYILSDAQDENLSRIFEKMLEEIESDYPYKYDLIRNYVTELIHCALKMQPSESLYQHPNANSRITSVFTELLERQFPIESPSQRFSLRSANDFAEQLSVHVNHLNRAIRETTGKTTTAHISERIASEAIALLRHTNWNISEISYSLGFEEPAHFNNFFKKQTSQTPGSYRIV, encoded by the coding sequence ATGGCAGCAATCGAAACACTCGAAGAATTTTACCAGCATAAGCTCAACTGGTTACCGGATAACCTCCAACAGGACATTGGTCATTTCAATGTTTTCAATATGGCGGATGCCGTTGGGCCCAATGCAGTGCCGATTAAATACACCCGCAGGGACTTTTACAAAATCGCGCTGATCAGGGGAAAGAATATTTACCATTATGCCGACAAAAGTCTTGAAGTGGACGGTTCGACATTGATCTTCTTCAATCCGCAGGTTCCCTACACCTGGGAATCCGGCTGCGGTGTGGGGAGCGGGTACTTCTGTATCTTTAAAGAAGGTTTTTTCGTAGAAAAGATGCGGGGAAGTGTGAATGAGCTGCCCATGTTTGCACCAGGCGGAAAGCCTGCCTACATTCTTTCTGACGCCCAGGACGAGAACCTGAGCAGGATATTTGAAAAAATGCTGGAAGAGATTGAGTCCGATTATCCTTACAAATATGATCTGATCAGAAACTACGTGACAGAACTGATCCATTGCGCGCTGAAAATGCAGCCTTCGGAATCATTGTACCAGCATCCCAATGCCAATTCTCGCATTACTTCCGTGTTCACTGAGCTGTTGGAACGGCAGTTTCCTATCGAATCACCCTCTCAGCGTTTTAGCTTGCGGTCGGCTAATGATTTTGCCGAGCAACTTTCCGTCCACGTAAATCACCTGAACCGGGCGATCCGGGAAACGACGGGTAAGACCACGACTGCCCACATTTCAGAGCGGATTGCAAGTGAAGCCATTGCATTGCTGAGGCATACCAACTGGAATATTTCAGAGATCAGTTACAGTCTGGGCTTTGAAGAGCCGGCGCATTTCAATAACTTTTTCAAGAAACAGACCAGTCAAACGCCAGGTTCTTATCGCATTGTTTGA